In the genome of Arachis hypogaea cultivar Tifrunner chromosome 9, arahy.Tifrunner.gnm2.J5K5, whole genome shotgun sequence, the window ctttcatTACGAAATTCTCATTCATAGGTTTACAAGAGGACAGAAATGTATGAAAACTTGCTTGGGTTCTTCAACGGCTTTTATTTCATCCAATACTTTCAACTAGCAAACCTTACAAAGCTAGGAAAATTGTCAAACCGAAAAGTTATTTAGTATAGATTTAATAAGGACTAACTTACCAATTTTATTGAGAGTCTTAACTTTTTACAAGTTGATCTTCTCCTCCACTTTATCAATTATCGATTTTCAAGTCTTGATGAGCCTTGGGTTCGTACCTAAGGATATGCCAAAATATCTGACTGACAAGTTAGCCTCTTTACATCCCAATATGCTACACATGTTGGAAACTCACTGTTGCTCACAATTGATCGGGAGCAAGCTATAAATTTATCGAAGTTGATATTCAATTCTGACATTATCTCAAAGCACTTTAGCAGCCATGCATACTTTCTGATGGTATGtaaaacaaagtaaaaaaattttgaattttaaactacgttaataaattaatagagttttaaattttaaacttcttCTTAGACTTCTAAAGGTAGTTGATTCAATAGgtattgtgttatgattttagTCGAGTTAACTTTCTTACTCATTTTAGCAGCTTTTCAGTGTGTCTCGTGTGATGATGAGTGGCAATTTATCCATGAAAGCATCATTTATTATCTTCATCATTTGATATGAATCATATGATTATATATGGCTTCAGTACAAAATATGTACCAACATACATTAATGACTAACCTACCTATTTATAAAGCTCTCTTTTGGTTCTTTGCTTCACATGTTTCTCTATCTATGCACAGGAATCATCCATCAAACTTTATACGATTTCTCTTGATCAAAATGCAAATATCTATGATGTTAAAATGTGCAGAGCATCCTTAATTTCTTCATATACATCATTTGAATACTTAATAAAACGGCTTTAAAAGAATTGAGATATGTGTGTAGTCTTCTTAGTGGCATTATTATATGGTTTTACAGGAACTTCTCCAAGCCATACACCAAATTCTGCAGAGATGATAAAGTAGGAATGAATTGGTGAAAGAAGAATGATATAGAATGAATGAAGGAAGGTACCTTGAGGCGCACAACTTTTCTAATGGCTAACAGCAAGCCTGGCATGAGGCATTGCACATTTGTAATATCATGCTTGATAGAATATATCTGCATGAAACGAGtgaatgttaaaatttattaactaagaAGGGGATAACATAGAAAACTTCTTAGTTCTTACCTCTCCTGGAGCAGAGAAGTGAACTGTTGTACTTGAGGGAAGTCCTGGAAGTACCAAGCTATGCACACGAATTCCATCTCCAAGGACTTGACCCCTTGCCAACACATCCGTTGAAGCATCTTCTCTGTTATAGATCTGACCCAGGTTTGACAGATTCTTTGCTATTTGGTTTGCATCTACTGATGGAAGATCCTGTTCACCAGCAATccaatccttattttttttggaTAACATCTTCATGAAAAATCATTCACAGCACTATCTTACATTTGCATTAGCCTTGGATTCCACAATCTCAACGTTTCTGTAATGGAAAGAAGCTGAAATTGCAGCTTGTTGTAGCAATATTGATCCTATGGAAAGGGTTGGTGCAACCAACACACCCTGGTATACATAAAAATGCTAATCAAGTCCCATACACCTTACACCTTAGTTAGTTACCACCAAGTTTTTTGTGCTCACCATGGTGGCCTTGTCACAGAATGCAGATAATGCTGCA includes:
- the LOC112711678 gene encoding dihydrodipicolinate reductase-like protein CRR1, chloroplastic, whose protein sequence is MVSLSSHFRSTNYYLNRNNNSHHNHNYRIKHCVSCSVQPTQTNIKVVINGASKEIGRAAVEAVTKARGMELAGAVDICHVGEDIGQVCGMEEPLEIPIINDLTMVLGSISQSKGAGVVVDFTDPSSVYDNVKQVTAFGMRSVVHVPRMQLDTVAALSAFCDKATMGVLVAPTLSIGSILLQQAAISASFHYRNVEIVESKANANDLPSVDANQIAKNLSNLGQIYNREDASTDVLARGQVLGDGIRVHSLVLPGLPSSTTVHFSAPGEIYSIKHDITNVQCLMPGLLLAIRKVVRLKNLVYGLEKFL